A DNA window from Actinomadura coerulea contains the following coding sequences:
- a CDS encoding zinc ribbon domain-containing protein: MKAAPQAQLRLIDLQDLDSSLDRLAHRRRTLPELAEIERLEGRLTELRDAIVAAETEVGDLRREQKKAEQDVDQVRTRADRDQKRLDSGQVTSAKDLSSLQTEIESLHRRQSDLEEVVLEIMERTEEAEGRVAALNAERSGAQEELAALTERRDTVQREIDDEAGASSAARTAVAKDVPDDLLGLYEKLRGQFGGVGAAKLYRGACQGCHLALNTVDLNRIRAAAEDEVIRCEECRRILVRTPESGL; this comes from the coding sequence GTGAAAGCCGCACCGCAAGCCCAGCTTCGCCTGATCGACCTGCAGGATCTCGACAGCTCTCTCGACCGGCTGGCGCACCGCCGCCGCACGCTGCCCGAGCTGGCGGAGATCGAGCGGCTGGAGGGCCGGCTGACCGAGCTGCGCGACGCGATCGTGGCGGCCGAGACGGAGGTCGGCGACCTGCGGCGGGAGCAGAAGAAGGCCGAGCAGGACGTCGACCAGGTCCGCACCCGCGCCGACCGCGACCAGAAGCGGCTCGACTCGGGCCAGGTGACCTCGGCCAAGGACCTCAGCAGCCTGCAGACCGAGATCGAGTCGCTGCACCGCCGCCAGTCCGACCTGGAGGAGGTCGTGCTGGAGATCATGGAGCGGACCGAGGAGGCCGAGGGCCGGGTCGCCGCGCTGAACGCCGAGCGCTCCGGCGCGCAGGAGGAGCTGGCCGCGCTCACCGAGCGCCGCGACACCGTCCAGCGCGAGATCGACGACGAGGCCGGGGCGTCGAGCGCCGCGCGCACCGCCGTCGCCAAGGACGTCCCGGACGACCTGCTCGGCCTCTACGAGAAGCTGCGCGGCCAGTTCGGCGGCGTCGGCGCCGCCAAGCTGTACCGCGGCGCCTGCCAGGGCTGCCACCTCGCGCTGAACACCGTCGACCTGAACCGCATCCGGGCCGCCGCCGAGGACGAGGTCATCCGCTGCGAGGAGTGCCGCCGCATCCTCGTCCGGACGCCCGAGTCGGGTCTGTGA
- a CDS encoding bifunctional RNase H/acid phosphatase has protein sequence MSTGRKLVVEADGGSRGNPGPAGYGALVRDALTGEVLAEVAESIGHATNNVAEYRGLIAGLAAAAAIDPSARVEVRMDSKLVVEQMSGRWKIKHPDMVPLALRAREAAAGLGSVTYGWIPRNRNAHADRLANEAMDAAARGEHWTRKVEEAPEEPEPPRPASSTPTTTLLLRHGETPLSVEKRFAGIGDVPLTPHGLAQARAAALALKDRGIDAIVTSPLSRCRDTAAEAAAVTGLDVRVEDGFRETDFGDWEGLTFAEAGRGWPAEMKAWLADPEAAPPGGESFAQVSRRVRTALDKLKVRYREQTVLVVSHVTPIKLLVKDALGAPMSSLYRMHLDVAALTSIDWYADGPATLRAFNDTHHLPA, from the coding sequence GTGAGCACCGGCCGGAAGCTGGTCGTCGAGGCGGACGGCGGGTCGCGCGGCAACCCCGGGCCCGCCGGGTACGGGGCGCTCGTCCGCGACGCGCTGACCGGCGAGGTGCTCGCGGAGGTCGCCGAGTCGATCGGGCACGCCACCAACAACGTCGCCGAGTACCGGGGCCTGATCGCCGGGCTCGCGGCGGCCGCCGCGATCGACCCGTCCGCCCGCGTCGAGGTCCGGATGGACTCCAAGCTCGTCGTGGAGCAGATGTCGGGCCGCTGGAAGATCAAGCACCCGGACATGGTGCCGCTGGCGCTGCGGGCCCGCGAGGCGGCCGCCGGGCTGGGATCGGTGACCTACGGCTGGATCCCGCGCAACCGCAACGCGCACGCCGACCGGCTCGCCAACGAGGCCATGGACGCCGCCGCCCGCGGCGAGCACTGGACGCGCAAGGTCGAGGAGGCGCCGGAGGAGCCCGAGCCGCCCCGGCCGGCCTCCTCCACCCCGACGACCACGCTCCTGCTGCGGCACGGCGAGACGCCCCTGTCGGTCGAGAAGCGCTTCGCCGGGATCGGCGACGTCCCCCTCACCCCGCACGGCCTCGCCCAGGCCCGCGCGGCGGCCCTCGCCCTCAAGGACCGGGGGATCGACGCGATCGTCACCTCGCCCCTGTCCCGCTGCCGCGACACCGCCGCCGAGGCCGCCGCCGTCACCGGCCTGGACGTCCGGGTCGAGGACGGCTTCCGGGAGACCGACTTCGGCGACTGGGAGGGGCTCACGTTCGCCGAGGCGGGCAGGGGATGGCCCGCCGAGATGAAGGCGTGGCTGGCCGACCCCGAGGCCGCCCCGCCCGGCGGGGAGAGCTTCGCCCAGGTCTCCCGCCGCGTCCGCACGGCCCTGGACAAGCTGAAGGTCCGCTACCGCGAGCAGACGGTCCTGGTCGTCTCGCACGTCACCCCGATCAAGCTCCTCGTCAAGGACGCCCTGGGCGCGCCCATGTCGTCCCTGTACCGGATGCACCTCGACGTGGCGGCGCTGACGTCCATCGACTGGTACGCCGACGGCCCGGCGACCCTGCGCGCCTTCAACGACACCCACCACCTCCCCGCCTGA